The Urbifossiella limnaea genome has a window encoding:
- a CDS encoding DUF6585 family protein, with product MTEPDDLTRAREELGDPEAIYQVNPAWFRTKLLVGLALVGVGVAAVGLAVVFGFKLLQHLFHFIIWPLLAGGGLVLNLYRQRGLHVLIYPTGLLRLRRGEVESFPWDEVAEVRLKTKRVDTAVLVRGPDGEPAECWLPAEVPDVQVWTAGLTVVRADGAKAEFSPALTGYAQLAEEVQRRTFPPLWRDAFRRFRDGRTLAFGKLDVNLLGIHHKGQLLPWHEVGKLTVAQGQVGISQKKKWLPWATIKPAAEVPNLHVLFALAAYAMDAPPAPESEPDEES from the coding sequence ATGACCGAGCCGGACGACCTGACCCGCGCCCGGGAGGAGCTCGGCGACCCGGAGGCGATCTACCAGGTGAACCCGGCCTGGTTCCGTACCAAGCTGCTCGTCGGCCTCGCCCTCGTCGGCGTCGGCGTCGCCGCGGTCGGGCTGGCCGTGGTGTTCGGGTTCAAGCTGTTGCAGCACCTCTTCCACTTCATCATCTGGCCGCTGCTGGCCGGCGGCGGCCTCGTCCTGAACCTGTACCGGCAGCGCGGGCTGCACGTCCTCATCTACCCGACCGGGCTGCTGCGGCTGCGGCGCGGCGAGGTCGAGTCGTTCCCCTGGGACGAGGTCGCCGAGGTCCGGCTGAAGACGAAGCGGGTGGACACGGCGGTGCTGGTCCGCGGCCCGGACGGCGAGCCGGCGGAGTGCTGGCTGCCGGCCGAGGTGCCCGACGTACAGGTGTGGACGGCCGGGCTGACGGTCGTGCGGGCCGACGGGGCGAAGGCCGAGTTCAGCCCCGCGCTCACCGGGTACGCCCAACTGGCCGAGGAGGTGCAGCGCCGCACCTTCCCGCCGCTGTGGCGCGACGCCTTCCGCCGCTTCCGCGACGGCCGCACGCTCGCGTTCGGCAAACTCGACGTGAACCTGTTGGGCATCCACCACAAGGGGCAACTCCTGCCGTGGCACGAGGTCGGCAAACTGACCGTCGCCCAGGGCCAGGTCGGCATCTCGCAGAAGAAGAAGTGGCTGCCGTGGGCCACGATCAAGCCGGCCGCGGAGGTGCCGAACCTCCATGTGCTGTTCGCACTTGCGGCCTACGCCATGGACGCGCCCCCCGCCCCGGAGTCGGAGCCGGACGAGGAATCCTGA
- a CDS encoding CDP-alcohol phosphatidyltransferase family protein has product MVRKLDLMPAPESLANIPNLLSFARIPLAVVLFVCVVQRWWLAGLLLFLVAAFTDWLDGWWARRFGPLTLVGRNLDTVTDKVLVCGTFVYLAPVPEAGIPTWAAVLVLSRELIVTAVRGVIEATGQKFGADWFGKLKMGFQCAVLIGVFLIQWWRTEGFSADVLALLEPVQLVLFWLMVAATVGSGVQYLVKGHRMLHTAPDRTG; this is encoded by the coding sequence GTGGTCCGTAAACTGGACCTCATGCCGGCCCCCGAATCGCTCGCCAACATCCCCAACCTCCTGTCGTTCGCGCGCATCCCGCTCGCGGTCGTGCTGTTCGTCTGCGTCGTGCAGCGGTGGTGGCTCGCCGGCCTGCTGCTGTTCCTCGTCGCGGCGTTCACCGACTGGCTCGACGGCTGGTGGGCGCGGCGGTTCGGCCCGCTGACGCTGGTCGGCCGCAACCTCGACACGGTGACGGACAAGGTGCTGGTGTGCGGCACGTTCGTGTACCTGGCCCCGGTACCGGAGGCCGGCATCCCGACGTGGGCCGCGGTGCTGGTGCTGAGCCGCGAGTTGATCGTCACGGCCGTGCGCGGGGTGATCGAGGCGACGGGCCAGAAGTTCGGCGCCGACTGGTTCGGCAAGCTGAAGATGGGGTTTCAGTGCGCCGTGCTGATCGGCGTGTTCCTGATCCAGTGGTGGCGAACGGAAGGCTTCTCGGCGGACGTGCTGGCGCTGCTGGAACCGGTGCAGCTGGTGCTGTTCTGGTTGATGGTGGCGGCGACGGTCGGGAGCGGCGTGCAGTACCTGGTGAAGGGCCACCGGATGCTGCACACCGCCCCCGACCGAACGGGCTAA
- the mqnE gene encoding aminofutalosine synthase MqnE — protein MTPTDPALAAIRDKVLAGTRLTFDDGLALEASTDLFTLGELANHVREQKNGNVTYYNVNQHLNPTNVCVYRCTFCSFRSDLKGPTAFVMNGEQILARAREATEQGATELHVVGGLHHQLPYEWYLGIIKVIHREFPALHLKAWTAVEWDWFERLTKRPTKDLLAEMKAVGLGSLPGGGAEIFHPDVRTVICDYKADADQWLRVHREWHELGGKSNATMLYGHIEKPEHRIDHLLRLRGLQDETGGFQTFIPLAFHPTNNPLGKDIPKPSGLMDLKTMAISRLMLDNFPHVKAYWQMLGIKTAQVAQSYGADDIDGTVVHETIYHAAGSDSPQQLSVADLRRLIEEAGRVPVERDTLYHEVVRTQPAERRWSTGRPLVTLN, from the coding sequence ATGACCCCCACCGACCCCGCCCTCGCCGCGATCCGCGACAAGGTTCTCGCCGGCACCCGCCTCACGTTCGACGACGGCCTCGCCCTCGAAGCCAGCACCGACCTGTTCACCCTCGGCGAACTGGCCAACCACGTCCGCGAGCAGAAGAACGGCAACGTCACGTACTACAACGTGAACCAGCACCTGAACCCGACGAACGTCTGCGTCTACCGCTGCACCTTCTGCTCGTTCCGCTCCGACCTGAAGGGGCCGACCGCGTTCGTGATGAACGGCGAGCAAATCCTCGCCCGCGCCCGGGAGGCCACCGAGCAGGGCGCGACCGAGCTCCACGTCGTCGGCGGGCTCCACCACCAGCTCCCCTACGAGTGGTACCTCGGCATCATCAAGGTGATCCACCGCGAGTTCCCCGCCCTCCACCTCAAGGCGTGGACGGCCGTCGAGTGGGACTGGTTCGAGCGGCTCACCAAGCGGCCGACGAAAGACCTCCTCGCCGAGATGAAGGCGGTCGGCCTCGGCAGCCTGCCCGGCGGCGGGGCCGAAATCTTCCACCCCGACGTGCGCACGGTCATCTGCGACTACAAGGCCGACGCCGACCAGTGGCTCCGCGTCCACCGCGAGTGGCACGAGCTGGGCGGCAAGTCCAACGCCACGATGCTGTACGGCCACATCGAGAAGCCCGAGCACCGCATCGACCACCTGCTGCGGCTGCGCGGCCTCCAGGACGAGACGGGCGGCTTCCAGACGTTCATCCCGCTGGCCTTCCACCCGACGAACAACCCGCTCGGGAAGGACATCCCGAAGCCGAGCGGTCTGATGGACCTGAAGACGATGGCGATTTCGCGGCTGATGCTGGACAACTTCCCGCACGTGAAGGCCTACTGGCAGATGCTCGGCATCAAGACGGCGCAGGTGGCCCAGAGCTACGGCGCCGACGACATCGACGGCACGGTGGTGCACGAGACGATCTACCACGCCGCCGGCAGCGACTCGCCGCAGCAACTGAGCGTGGCCGACCTGCGGCGGCTGATCGAGGAGGCGGGCCGGGTGCCGGTGGAACGCGACACGCTGTACCACGAGGTGGTGCGGACGCAGCCGGCCGAGCGCCGCTGGAGCACCGGCCGGCCGCTGGTGACGCTGAACTGA
- a CDS encoding PVC-type heme-binding CxxCH protein: MPGGRALLVALPLAVAVAAWQRPEPAAAQPAAFRLERGDHVCFVGNTLAERMQHDGWVETYLHARHPEHDLTVRNLGFSGDEVGGYTAQPDFNKRLRSQDFGSADQWLAGAAPVPNPGAVGDKSAVKLNRFENVGTNADVIFAFFGGNESWAGEAGLPKFKQQLGEFVEHVRAQRYNGKTAPQVVLFTPTAVENHKSPNLPRGDDRNKQLALYAAAVKEVAANARVPVVDLYTPTLARFAEAMERLTINGVHFTEDGNRVLAALIDGYLFPTDGKYLPPPDDVLNRIRPAVVEKNALFFQRYRATDGYSVFGGRAWLKFVNGQTNYEVAQRELEVIDQMVRNRDKVVWAAARGRVVKADDSNLPPLIPVVTNKPGKGPGGTHLFLTGEESIKSMTVAKGLKVTLFADEQTFPELINPVQMAFSPDGKLYVAVWPTYPHWTPGQPMNDKLLVLEDTNGDGKADKMTVFADGLHNPTGFEFANGGVLLAGAPDLWFLKDTDGDGKADVRQRVVHGLDTADTHHTANSFVTDPGGAIYFQEGTFHHSQVEDPYGPPKRVANGAVFRYEPRTQRFDVYVTFGFANPHGHVFDRWGQDIVIDGTGAVPFHAPLFSGHLPFPIKHGSPPHVYQQKTRPCAGMEVLSSRHFPPEYDGNLLVTNVIGFQGILRYKLTDSGSSLGAEEQTPLVSSTDPNFRPSDLRVGPDGAVYFTDWHNPIIGHMQHNLRDPSRNRTHGRVYKVTAEGREPSKSPAVAGRMISDLLPLLTHPEDRVRSRVRAELGARDTDAVMLALKDWVRMITSGAVPLQGEELEHALLEAAWLRQAHNVVDPTALERVLRSPDFRARAAAVRILTYQRERIPDALDRLKTAAADEHPRVRLMAVWGASYFTTAEAAEVVFIAQEKPTDQYLTFLMGETMKALEPLVRAAVAAKRPIAFTTPAGARYFLRAVDTDQLLRMEKTAAVSAELLARPGVRDEARRTAATDLAARTGRPLASVLIEAIRDHDARENAADGVTFDLFRLLPTSPAEAPDLHAAVGRLAATGKHALTRQLAFATMVTRDGVEPAWNAGMQTVRTLQDLVAAMPLVRDPGQRAELYPKVESLLTGLPAKLKTADAGKTVRGRFVRVELPGKQRTLTLAEVEVLSDGKNVALRKAAKQVNTGYGGAAGRAVDGNATGEYSAGTSTHTQEGTDEAWWEVDLGREYPIELVRVFNRTDGNLGSRLNNFTLKVLDADRGVAFQQLKNPAPKGKADVAVGAANPERVVRRSAMLALASVRGKEADAFTAVSKFVADADERPAAVSALLRIPAKEWPKDRAKPLLDVVMASIRALPADQKTTPAALDAMQFGEALAGLLPPEEARRARRELSDIGVRVVRVGTLTDQMLYSTDRLVVQAGRPVEFVFENTDIMPHNFVITRPGALAEVGNLAEAFATQPGAAENHYVPPAPPGSILLASNLLAPQQAQQLRFQAPAAPGVYPYVCTYPGHWRRMHGALYVVADLDAYLENPEAYLARNPTEAQDDLLKHIRPRTEWKFDDLAGAVGEMDKAGGRSFANGRQMFTVATCAACHKLGGQGNEFGPDLAKLDAKVFPNSTELLRHVLDPSLRIEDKFATFRFVKTDDTVVTGMILTEKDGVVKVIENPLAAATAKELKLADVASRTKAATSMMPRGLLDRLSRDEVLDLLAYVRAAGDARHRLFGAGHDHHH, translated from the coding sequence ATGCCCGGCGGTCGTGCCCTGCTTGTCGCCCTCCCGCTTGCCGTGGCCGTCGCCGCGTGGCAGCGCCCCGAGCCCGCCGCGGCGCAGCCTGCCGCCTTCCGCCTGGAGCGCGGCGACCACGTCTGCTTCGTCGGCAACACCCTCGCCGAGCGGATGCAGCACGACGGCTGGGTCGAAACGTACCTCCACGCCCGCCACCCCGAGCACGACCTGACGGTGCGCAACCTCGGGTTCAGCGGCGACGAGGTCGGCGGGTACACGGCGCAACCCGACTTCAACAAGCGGCTCCGGTCGCAGGACTTCGGCAGTGCCGACCAGTGGCTCGCCGGCGCGGCGCCGGTGCCGAACCCCGGCGCCGTTGGCGACAAGAGCGCCGTGAAGCTCAACCGGTTCGAGAACGTCGGCACCAACGCGGACGTGATTTTCGCCTTCTTCGGCGGCAACGAGAGCTGGGCCGGGGAGGCGGGGCTGCCGAAGTTCAAGCAGCAACTCGGCGAGTTCGTCGAGCACGTCCGCGCCCAGCGCTACAACGGCAAGACCGCCCCGCAGGTGGTGCTGTTCACCCCGACCGCGGTCGAGAACCACAAGAGCCCAAACCTGCCGCGCGGCGACGACCGCAACAAGCAGCTCGCCCTGTACGCCGCCGCCGTGAAGGAGGTTGCCGCGAACGCCCGCGTGCCGGTCGTGGACCTGTACACGCCCACGCTCGCCCGGTTCGCCGAGGCAATGGAGCGGCTGACGATCAACGGCGTCCACTTCACTGAGGACGGGAACCGCGTCCTCGCCGCCCTCATCGACGGATACCTCTTCCCCACCGACGGCAAGTACCTCCCGCCGCCCGACGACGTGCTGAACCGCATCCGCCCCGCGGTGGTGGAGAAGAACGCACTGTTCTTCCAGCGCTACCGCGCCACCGACGGGTACAGCGTGTTCGGCGGCCGGGCGTGGCTGAAGTTCGTGAACGGGCAGACGAACTACGAGGTCGCCCAGCGCGAGCTCGAAGTCATCGACCAGATGGTCCGCAACCGCGACAAGGTGGTGTGGGCCGCCGCCCGCGGGCGTGTCGTGAAGGCCGACGACTCCAACCTCCCGCCGCTGATTCCGGTCGTCACCAACAAGCCGGGGAAGGGGCCGGGCGGCACCCACCTGTTCCTCACCGGCGAGGAGTCGATCAAGAGCATGACCGTGGCCAAGGGGCTGAAGGTCACGCTGTTCGCCGACGAGCAGACGTTCCCGGAGTTGATCAACCCGGTGCAGATGGCGTTCAGCCCCGACGGCAAGCTGTACGTCGCCGTGTGGCCGACGTACCCGCACTGGACGCCGGGGCAGCCGATGAACGACAAGCTACTCGTCCTGGAGGACACGAACGGCGACGGCAAGGCCGACAAGATGACCGTGTTCGCCGACGGCCTCCACAACCCGACCGGGTTCGAGTTCGCCAACGGCGGCGTGCTGCTGGCCGGCGCCCCGGACCTGTGGTTTCTGAAGGACACCGACGGCGACGGCAAGGCCGACGTGCGGCAGCGCGTGGTCCACGGTCTCGACACGGCCGACACCCACCACACGGCCAACAGCTTCGTCACCGACCCGGGCGGAGCCATCTACTTCCAGGAAGGGACGTTCCACCACTCGCAGGTCGAAGACCCCTACGGCCCGCCGAAGCGCGTCGCCAACGGCGCCGTGTTCCGCTACGAGCCGCGCACACAGCGGTTCGACGTGTACGTCACGTTCGGCTTCGCCAACCCGCACGGCCACGTTTTCGACCGCTGGGGCCAGGACATCGTGATCGACGGCACCGGGGCGGTGCCGTTTCACGCGCCGCTGTTCAGCGGTCACCTGCCGTTCCCGATCAAGCACGGCAGCCCGCCGCACGTCTACCAGCAGAAGACGCGGCCCTGCGCCGGTATGGAGGTGCTGTCGAGCCGGCACTTCCCGCCGGAGTACGACGGCAACCTGCTGGTCACCAACGTGATCGGCTTCCAGGGCATCCTGCGGTACAAGCTGACCGACAGCGGCAGCAGCCTCGGGGCGGAGGAGCAGACGCCGCTCGTGAGCAGCACCGACCCGAACTTCCGCCCGAGCGACCTGCGGGTCGGGCCGGACGGGGCGGTGTACTTCACCGACTGGCACAACCCGATCATCGGCCACATGCAGCACAACCTCCGCGACCCGAGCCGGAACCGCACCCACGGCCGCGTCTACAAGGTGACCGCCGAGGGGCGCGAGCCGTCGAAGTCGCCTGCCGTCGCCGGCCGGATGATTTCCGACCTGCTGCCGCTGCTGACGCACCCGGAGGACCGCGTGCGGAGCCGCGTGCGCGCCGAGTTGGGGGCGCGCGACACCGACGCCGTCATGCTGGCACTGAAGGACTGGGTGCGGATGATCACGTCCGGCGCCGTGCCGCTTCAGGGCGAGGAACTGGAACACGCGCTGCTCGAAGCGGCGTGGCTGCGGCAGGCGCACAACGTCGTCGATCCGACGGCACTCGAGCGCGTGCTGCGCTCGCCCGACTTCCGCGCCCGCGCCGCGGCCGTGCGCATCCTGACGTACCAGCGCGAGCGCATCCCCGACGCGCTGGACCGCCTCAAGACCGCCGCCGCGGACGAGCACCCGCGGGTACGGCTGATGGCCGTGTGGGGCGCCAGTTACTTCACGACCGCGGAGGCGGCCGAGGTGGTGTTCATCGCCCAGGAGAAGCCGACCGACCAGTACCTGACGTTCCTCATGGGCGAGACCATGAAGGCGCTCGAGCCACTGGTGCGGGCCGCGGTCGCGGCGAAGCGGCCGATCGCGTTCACCACGCCGGCCGGCGCTCGCTACTTCCTCCGCGCCGTGGACACCGACCAGCTTCTGCGGATGGAGAAGACCGCGGCCGTGAGCGCCGAACTCCTCGCCCGCCCCGGCGTGCGCGACGAGGCCCGCCGTACGGCGGCCACCGACCTGGCCGCCCGCACCGGCCGGCCGCTCGCGTCGGTGCTGATCGAGGCCATCCGCGACCACGACGCCCGCGAGAACGCTGCCGACGGCGTGACCTTCGACCTGTTCCGCCTCCTGCCCACGTCCCCGGCCGAGGCGCCGGACCTCCATGCCGCCGTCGGTCGGCTCGCCGCGACCGGCAAGCACGCCCTCACCCGGCAGCTGGCGTTCGCCACGATGGTCACCCGCGACGGCGTGGAGCCGGCGTGGAACGCCGGGATGCAGACCGTCAGGACGCTGCAAGACCTCGTCGCGGCGATGCCGCTGGTCCGCGACCCCGGACAGCGGGCGGAGCTGTACCCGAAGGTGGAATCGCTCCTGACGGGGCTGCCCGCAAAGCTCAAGACGGCTGACGCCGGCAAGACCGTCCGCGGTCGCTTCGTGCGGGTCGAACTACCCGGCAAGCAGCGGACGCTGACGCTGGCCGAGGTCGAGGTGCTGTCCGACGGGAAGAACGTGGCGCTGCGGAAGGCCGCGAAGCAGGTGAACACCGGCTACGGCGGCGCGGCCGGGCGGGCGGTCGATGGGAACGCCACCGGCGAGTACAGTGCCGGCACCTCGACACACACCCAGGAAGGCACCGACGAGGCGTGGTGGGAAGTCGATCTGGGCCGGGAGTACCCGATCGAGCTGGTCCGCGTGTTCAACCGCACCGACGGCAACCTCGGCAGCCGGCTCAACAACTTCACGCTGAAGGTGCTCGACGCCGACCGCGGCGTCGCGTTCCAGCAACTGAAGAACCCCGCGCCGAAGGGGAAGGCCGACGTCGCCGTCGGCGCCGCCAACCCGGAGCGCGTCGTGCGCCGCTCGGCGATGCTGGCGCTGGCGAGCGTCCGCGGCAAGGAGGCGGACGCCTTCACCGCCGTCTCCAAATTCGTGGCCGACGCCGACGAGCGGCCCGCGGCCGTGTCGGCGCTGCTGCGCATCCCCGCGAAGGAGTGGCCGAAGGACCGCGCGAAGCCGCTACTCGACGTGGTGATGGCGAGTATCCGCGCCCTCCCGGCGGATCAGAAGACGACGCCCGCGGCGCTCGACGCGATGCAGTTCGGCGAGGCACTGGCCGGCCTGCTGCCGCCCGAAGAAGCCCGCCGCGCCCGCCGCGAGTTGAGTGACATCGGCGTCCGCGTCGTGCGCGTCGGCACGCTCACCGACCAGATGCTCTACAGCACGGATCGCCTCGTGGTGCAGGCGGGCCGGCCGGTGGAGTTCGTGTTCGAGAACACGGACATCATGCCGCACAACTTCGTGATCACCCGGCCCGGGGCCCTGGCCGAGGTCGGCAACCTCGCCGAGGCCTTCGCCACGCAGCCCGGCGCGGCCGAGAACCACTACGTACCGCCGGCGCCGCCCGGCAGTATTCTCCTCGCCAGCAACCTCCTCGCGCCGCAACAGGCGCAGCAGCTCCGCTTCCAGGCGCCGGCCGCGCCGGGCGTGTACCCCTACGTCTGCACGTACCCCGGCCACTGGCGGCGGATGCACGGCGCGCTCTACGTCGTGGCCGACCTCGACGCCTACCTGGAGAACCCGGAGGCGTACCTCGCCAGGAACCCGACCGAGGCGCAGGACGACCTGCTGAAGCACATCCGCCCGCGCACCGAGTGGAAGTTCGACGACCTGGCGGGAGCCGTCGGCGAGATGGACAAGGCCGGCGGTCGCAGCTTCGCCAACGGCCGGCAGATGTTCACCGTGGCGACGTGCGCCGCGTGCCACAAGCTCGGCGGGCAGGGAAACGAGTTCGGCCCCGACCTGGCGAAACTCGACGCCAAGGTGTTCCCGAACAGCACCGAACTGCTGCGCCACGTCCTCGACCCGTCGCTGCGGATCGAAGACAAGTTCGCCACGTTCCGCTTCGTGAAGACGGACGACACGGTCGTCACCGGGATGATTCTGACCGAGAAGGACGGCGTGGTGAAGGTGATCGAGAACCCGCTGGCCGCCGCGACGGCGAAGGAGCTGAAGCTGGCCGACGTCGCCAGCCGGACGAAGGCGGCCACGTCGATGATGCCGCGGGGCCTGCTCGACCGCCTGAGCCGCGACGAGGTGCTGGACCTGCTGGCGTACGTGCGCGCCGCGGGCGACGCCCGGCACCGGCTGTTCGGCGCGGGGCACGACCACCACCACTGA
- the malQ gene encoding 4-alpha-glucanotransferase produces MSVTTRSAGVLLHPTSLPGPFGVGDLGPAAHRWVELLARAGLAWWQVLPVGPTGYADSPYQSPSTFAGNLNLLSPEALAADGLASAADVCACELPADGPVVFADVIPRKRQLVRAAWERFEAGDGRPALHAAFDAFTAAEADWLDDYAVFAAIKDAHGGAPWWEWRSNDYTADGVAVHRFGQFLFARQWSALRRHAAGLGVKLIGDLPIYVAHDSADVWANPQLFRLDATHTPTHVAGVPPDYFAATGQLWGNPLYAWDRHRADGFAWWAKRVRGILKHVDLIRLDHFRGLEAYWAVPFGDPTAEHGTWQLAPGQELLAALKAQLGTLPIIAEDLGFITPEVHALRTGFGLPGMRILQFAFGGAVEPRFRPHRFTPDAVAYTGTHDNDTTAGWYARLTSAERADFARYAAGAEDPVRALLRLAWASVAELAVCPLQDLLGLGSEARMNTPGTTIGNWTWRAPAAALAAPDWLDFLREVTATYERSTRPAA; encoded by the coding sequence ATGTCCGTCACCACCCGATCCGCCGGCGTCCTGCTCCACCCGACGAGCCTCCCCGGCCCGTTCGGCGTCGGCGACCTAGGCCCGGCCGCGCACCGGTGGGTCGAACTGCTGGCCCGCGCCGGGCTGGCGTGGTGGCAGGTGCTGCCGGTCGGGCCCACCGGCTACGCCGACTCGCCGTACCAGTCGCCGTCCACGTTCGCCGGGAACCTCAACCTCCTGAGCCCCGAGGCGCTCGCCGCCGACGGGCTGGCGTCCGCTGCCGATGTGTGCGCGTGCGAACTTCCGGCCGACGGCCCGGTGGTGTTCGCGGACGTGATCCCCCGGAAGCGACAGCTGGTGCGCGCCGCGTGGGAGCGGTTCGAGGCCGGCGACGGGCGGCCCGCGTTGCACGCGGCGTTCGACGCCTTCACAGCGGCCGAGGCCGACTGGCTCGACGACTACGCCGTATTCGCGGCGATCAAGGACGCCCACGGCGGCGCCCCGTGGTGGGAGTGGCGGAGCAACGATTACACCGCGGATGGCGTCGCCGTGCACCGGTTTGGGCAGTTCTTGTTCGCGCGCCAGTGGTCGGCACTGCGCCGGCACGCGGCCGGGCTCGGCGTCAAGCTCATCGGCGACCTGCCCATCTACGTCGCCCACGACTCGGCCGACGTGTGGGCGAACCCGCAGCTGTTCCGACTCGACGCCACCCATACGCCGACGCACGTGGCCGGGGTGCCGCCCGACTACTTCGCCGCGACCGGCCAGTTGTGGGGCAACCCGCTGTACGCCTGGGACCGCCACCGGGCCGACGGCTTCGCGTGGTGGGCGAAGCGCGTCCGCGGCATCCTGAAGCACGTCGACCTGATCCGCCTCGACCACTTCCGCGGGCTCGAAGCATACTGGGCCGTGCCGTTCGGCGACCCGACCGCCGAGCACGGCACCTGGCAACTCGCGCCCGGCCAGGAGTTGCTCGCGGCGCTGAAGGCGCAGCTTGGCACGTTGCCGATCATCGCGGAAGACCTGGGCTTCATCACGCCGGAGGTGCACGCGCTGCGGACGGGCTTCGGCCTGCCGGGGATGCGTATTCTGCAGTTCGCGTTCGGCGGCGCCGTGGAGCCGCGCTTCCGGCCACACCGGTTCACGCCGGATGCGGTGGCCTACACCGGCACCCACGACAACGACACGACCGCGGGCTGGTACGCGAGGCTGACCTCCGCCGAGCGAGCCGATTTCGCCCGCTACGCGGCGGGGGCGGAGGACCCGGTGCGGGCGCTGCTCCGGCTGGCGTGGGCGTCGGTGGCGGAACTGGCGGTGTGCCCGCTGCAAGACCTGCTCGGCCTCGGCAGCGAGGCACGGATGAACACGCCCGGAACGACGATCGGCAACTGGACGTGGCGCGCCCCTGCCGCGGCCCTGGCCGCGCCCGACTGGCTGGACTTCCTCCGCGAGGTCACTGCGACCTACGAGCGCAGTACGCGGCCGGCTGCTTGA
- a CDS encoding DUF6992 family protein, whose protein sequence is MAAFDTLLGQLVAVLFAWALLWLAALTAATVRPPGEWGRAFLVMNGLWAVIDGGIAWYGLVAPPPADLATLLKVSAGLDVLYVLAGVALLTRRPARLKGFGAAVVVQGAFLLVVDVTFWLRTG, encoded by the coding sequence ATGGCCGCATTCGACACGCTGCTCGGGCAACTGGTGGCGGTACTATTCGCGTGGGCGCTGCTGTGGCTCGCAGCGCTGACGGCAGCGACGGTCCGGCCGCCGGGCGAGTGGGGGCGGGCGTTCCTGGTCATGAACGGCCTGTGGGCCGTCATCGACGGCGGCATCGCGTGGTACGGCCTGGTGGCGCCGCCGCCGGCCGACCTTGCAACGCTGTTGAAGGTAAGCGCGGGTCTCGACGTGCTCTACGTGCTGGCCGGCGTCGCGCTCCTGACGCGCCGGCCGGCGCGGCTGAAGGGGTTCGGCGCGGCGGTGGTCGTGCAGGGGGCGTTCCTGCTGGTGGTGGACGTGACGTTCTGGCTCCGGACCGGTTGA